The following proteins are encoded in a genomic region of Primulina huaijiensis isolate GDHJ02 chromosome 3, ASM1229523v2, whole genome shotgun sequence:
- the LOC140971986 gene encoding uncharacterized protein has protein sequence MELGSKLMAFHEAQDQKIFCLCSAYNHVEAAVYYKFESLSKTAISPFSQETKNQTSLVAKFAGDGDFVEKWVVDGVNGEIGKNANVGFNFRLVSWINFESKSWSSRNILKVFCGDLAVGIPSHGKPGGLTGGPSPCRIGI, from the exons ATGGAATTGGGCAGCAAGCTCATGGCCTTTCATGAAG CCCAAGATCAAAAAATTTTCTGCCTATGCTCTGCCTACAATCACGTGGAGGCCGCCGTCTATTACAAATTTGAGTCGCTTTCGAAGACTGCCATCTCGCCATTTTCACAAGAGACGAAAAACCAGACATCTCTGGTGGCGaaatttgcaggtgatggggaTTTCGTGGAGAAATGGGTGGTGGATGGTGTCAATGGAGAGATAGGCAAGAATGCGAATGTTGGATTCAATTTCAGGTTGGTTTCGTGGATCAACTTCGAGTCCAAGTCGTGGAGTAGTAGGAATATTTTGAAGGTGTTCTGCGGGGATTTGGCGGTTGGGATCCCCAGCCACGGGAAGCCTGGGGGGTTGACTGGCGGGCCAAGTCCTTGTCGGATTGGAATTTGA